Proteins co-encoded in one Halorussus vallis genomic window:
- the mfnA gene encoding tyrosine decarboxylase MfnA translates to MQRAPQDFGRVLSSMCTVPHPDAAEAARRFLASNPGDPTTYPAVAELEAEVVSTLGEITGLADPHGYVASGGTEANLQAVRAARDLAEADAPNVVAPESVHFSFQKAADVLDVELRLAAVDDDRRADPAAMGRLADADTALVVGVAGTTEYGRVDPIPDLADVAAEVDALLHVDAAWGGFVLPFTDRAWNFADAPVDTMTIDPHKMGRAPIPAGGFLARDDRVLDALAVDTPYLESTSQATLTGTRSGAGVAGAHAALTALWPDGYRENYERAQANAEWLADALASRGYDVVEPVLPLVAADIPEETVGALQAEGWRISPTGAGELRVVCMPHVTREMLESFVADLDSV, encoded by the coding sequence ATGCAGCGAGCGCCGCAGGACTTCGGGCGCGTCCTCTCGTCGATGTGTACGGTGCCCCACCCCGACGCCGCGGAGGCCGCCCGGCGGTTCCTCGCCTCGAACCCCGGCGACCCGACCACGTATCCGGCGGTCGCCGAACTCGAAGCCGAAGTCGTCTCGACGCTCGGCGAGATAACGGGACTCGCCGACCCGCACGGCTACGTCGCCAGCGGCGGCACCGAGGCGAACCTCCAGGCGGTCCGGGCCGCCCGCGACCTCGCCGAGGCCGACGCGCCGAACGTCGTGGCGCCCGAGAGCGTCCACTTCAGTTTCCAGAAGGCCGCCGACGTGTTGGACGTGGAACTCCGACTCGCGGCGGTCGACGACGACCGGCGCGCCGACCCCGCCGCGATGGGGCGACTGGCCGACGCCGACACCGCGCTCGTCGTCGGCGTGGCCGGCACCACCGAGTACGGCCGGGTCGACCCGATTCCCGACCTCGCCGACGTGGCCGCCGAGGTCGACGCCCTGCTCCACGTCGACGCGGCGTGGGGCGGGTTCGTCCTGCCGTTCACCGACCGGGCGTGGAACTTCGCCGACGCCCCGGTCGACACCATGACCATCGACCCCCACAAGATGGGCCGGGCGCCGATTCCGGCCGGCGGCTTCCTGGCGCGCGACGACCGGGTGCTGGACGCGCTCGCGGTCGACACCCCGTACCTCGAATCCACCTCGCAGGCGACCCTCACCGGGACGAGGAGCGGCGCGGGCGTCGCCGGCGCGCACGCCGCCCTGACGGCGCTGTGGCCCGACGGCTACCGGGAGAACTACGAGCGCGCCCAAGCGAACGCCGAGTGGCTGGCCGACGCGCTCGCCTCGCGGGGGTACGACGTCGTCGAACCGGTATTGCCGCTGGTCGCGGCCGACATCCCCGAAGAGACGGTGGGGGCGCTCCAGGCGGAGGGCTGGCGGATTTCGCCGACCGGCGCGGGGGAACTGCGCGTCGTCTGTATGCCCCACGTGACCCGCGAGATGCTCGAATCGTTCGTCGCCGACCTCGATTCGGTCTGA
- a CDS encoding rhodanese-like domain-containing protein, whose amino-acid sequence MTELDRTAWGMAEAADEAVESVSVEELRAELDDADADTVVVDVRDIREVWIEGSIPDAEHAPRGMIEFWADPETEYYKEFFDPETRYILYCNAAGRSALAAERLGEMGYRDVAHLEGGFTAWQEAGEEVVDVPQKDYK is encoded by the coding sequence ATGACCGAACTGGACCGGACGGCGTGGGGAATGGCCGAGGCGGCCGACGAGGCGGTGGAGTCGGTCTCGGTCGAGGAACTGCGAGCCGAACTCGACGACGCCGACGCCGACACCGTGGTCGTGGACGTCCGCGACATCCGCGAGGTGTGGATCGAGGGTTCAATTCCCGACGCCGAGCACGCGCCGCGCGGGATGATAGAGTTCTGGGCCGACCCCGAGACGGAGTACTACAAGGAGTTCTTCGACCCCGAGACGCGCTACATCCTCTACTGTAACGCGGCCGGGCGCTCGGCGCTGGCCGCCGAGCGACTCGGCGAGATGGGCTACCGGGACGTCGCACATCTCGAAGGCGGCTTCACCGCCTGGCAGGAGGCCGGCGAGGAGGTCGTCGACGTGCCGCAGAAAGACTACAAGTAG
- a CDS encoding ester cyclase: MATTQDNERLHRRITEEVWEQKNYDAIDELVAEDYVLHDPSMPEPVRGRDEYREMAEMGASIVDGPIEIDQLLAMDDYVVSRWTQRGTHVGKMGNVEPTNEEVTINGIDINRFEDGKLAETWAEVNLLNMLMQVGAIPADLFESAPSAEE, from the coding sequence ATGGCCACGACACAGGACAACGAGCGACTCCACCGACGCATCACCGAGGAGGTCTGGGAGCAGAAGAATTACGACGCCATCGACGAACTCGTCGCGGAGGACTACGTCCTCCACGACCCCTCGATGCCCGAACCGGTACGCGGCCGCGACGAGTACCGCGAGATGGCCGAGATGGGCGCGAGCATCGTCGACGGTCCCATCGAGATCGACCAACTTCTCGCGATGGACGACTACGTCGTCTCGCGCTGGACCCAGCGGGGCACCCACGTCGGCAAGATGGGGAACGTCGAACCCACCAACGAGGAGGTGACCATCAACGGCATCGATATCAACCGCTTCGAGGACGGCAAACTCGCCGAGACGTGGGCCGAGGTGAACCTGCTGAACATGCTGATGCAGGTGGGCGCGATTCCGGCCGACCTCTTCGAATCGGCGCCGTCGGCCGAGGAGTGA
- the pyk gene encoding pyruvate kinase, which translates to MRNAKIVCTLGPASDSQSTVRELAEAGMTVARLNASHGSHEDRAQLVDDVRHVDETTADPLAVMVDLQGPEIRTAEVEEPIHLDTGSTVRFFEGDTATPEEVGLSYSITNVEPGDKVLLDDGRIETTVREVEDGVVVAHVDSGGRLSSRKGVNVPGVNLDLDVVTEKDRRDLELAAEKDADFVAASFVRSAEDVFEVGEVLEEFGADIPIIAKIERRGAVENLDEIIEASYGVMVARGDLGVECPLEDVPMIQKRIIHKCQRAGVPVITATEMLDSMVHARRPTRAEASDVANAVLDGTDAVMLSGETAIGDDPVRVVETMDRIVREVEESDEYEEILEQRVPASEDARTDALARSARYLARDIGASAVVAASESGYTALKIAKFRPAVPVVATTPNDDVRRQLALSWGVNAQYTSMAEGVDTIIEDAVQAALDAGVADSGDTVVVLSGMMSELEGANSTNMLKVHVAAETIATGRSVVTGRIAAPIARTRDGDLTDVPAGSILVVEPEFDAEFTGDASKLAGIVDARPGMTGYPAMVARELDVPMISGAPLDPNVHDGDVVTIDAERGVVYEGDITHADRK; encoded by the coding sequence ATGAGAAACGCGAAGATCGTCTGTACGCTGGGACCCGCCTCCGACTCCCAGTCGACGGTCCGGGAACTGGCGGAGGCCGGGATGACCGTCGCGCGCCTGAACGCCAGCCACGGCAGCCACGAGGACCGCGCGCAGTTGGTCGACGACGTCCGCCACGTCGACGAGACGACCGCCGACCCCCTCGCGGTGATGGTCGACCTCCAGGGACCGGAGATTCGGACCGCCGAGGTCGAGGAGCCGATTCACCTGGACACCGGGTCGACGGTCCGGTTCTTCGAGGGCGACACCGCCACCCCCGAAGAGGTCGGCCTCTCGTACTCCATCACCAACGTCGAACCGGGCGACAAGGTGCTGCTGGACGACGGCCGCATCGAGACGACCGTCCGAGAGGTCGAGGACGGCGTCGTCGTCGCCCACGTCGACAGCGGCGGGCGACTGTCGAGTCGGAAAGGCGTCAACGTCCCGGGTGTCAACCTCGACCTCGACGTGGTGACCGAGAAGGACCGCCGCGACCTCGAACTCGCCGCCGAGAAGGACGCCGACTTCGTGGCCGCGAGTTTCGTCCGGAGCGCCGAGGACGTGTTCGAGGTCGGCGAGGTGCTTGAGGAGTTCGGCGCCGACATCCCCATCATCGCTAAAATCGAACGCCGAGGGGCGGTCGAGAACCTCGACGAGATCATCGAGGCGTCCTACGGCGTGATGGTCGCCCGAGGCGACCTGGGCGTCGAGTGCCCGCTCGAAGACGTGCCGATGATACAGAAGCGCATCATCCACAAGTGCCAGCGGGCGGGCGTGCCGGTCATCACCGCGACCGAGATGCTCGACTCGATGGTCCACGCCCGCCGGCCGACCCGCGCGGAGGCCTCCGACGTGGCGAACGCGGTCCTCGACGGCACCGACGCCGTGATGCTGTCGGGCGAGACCGCCATCGGCGACGACCCCGTCCGGGTCGTCGAGACGATGGACCGCATTGTCCGGGAGGTCGAGGAGAGCGACGAGTACGAGGAGATACTCGAACAGCGGGTCCCGGCCTCCGAGGACGCCCGCACCGACGCGCTGGCGCGGTCGGCCCGTTACCTCGCCCGCGACATCGGCGCGTCGGCGGTCGTCGCGGCCAGCGAGTCCGGATACACCGCGCTCAAGATAGCGAAGTTTCGGCCCGCGGTCCCCGTGGTCGCCACGACGCCCAACGACGACGTGCGCCGCCAGCTCGCACTCTCGTGGGGCGTCAACGCCCAGTACACCTCGATGGCCGAGGGCGTCGACACCATCATCGAGGACGCGGTGCAGGCCGCCCTCGACGCCGGAGTCGCCGACTCGGGCGACACGGTGGTCGTTCTCTCGGGGATGATGTCCGAACTGGAGGGCGCCAACTCCACCAACATGCTGAAGGTCCACGTCGCCGCCGAGACCATCGCCACGGGCCGCAGCGTCGTCACCGGCCGGATCGCCGCGCCCATCGCTCGGACGCGGGACGGCGACCTGACGGACGTGCCCGCGGGGTCGATTCTGGTGGTCGAACCCGAGTTCGACGCCGAGTTCACCGGCGACGCCTCGAAGTTGGCGGGCATCGTCGACGCCCGACCGGGGATGACCGGCTACCCCGCGATGGTCGCGCGCGAACTCGACGTGCCGATGATAAGCGGCGCGCCGCTCGACCCGAACGTCCACGACGGCGACGTGGTGACCATCGACGCCGAGCGCGGCGTCGTCTACGAGGGCGACATCACCCACGCCGACCGGAAGTAA
- the trpA gene encoding tryptophan synthase subunit alpha: MGSDIEAAFEDGPALVPYVVAGDPDLDATKEYVEALARGGADVIELGLPFSEPIADGPTIQNAIRRALDAGTTPRNYLEFVAELDVDVPIVCMTYYNLIYQFGEEEGVEPFVEAGAEAGLSGLIVPDLPVEESDPLREACDEHGLDLVFIVAPTTTDERLDRITSQASGFVYVQARLGTTGAQADVSEATHESLARLADSTVPKAVGFGVSEREHAREIVGAGADGVVAGSVFVDIIAEGESVADRLEAKARELKAGALEGTDQKVPEPERT; the protein is encoded by the coding sequence ATGGGCAGTGACATCGAGGCGGCCTTCGAAGACGGACCGGCGCTGGTTCCCTATGTCGTCGCGGGCGACCCGGACCTCGACGCGACGAAGGAGTACGTCGAGGCGCTGGCGCGGGGCGGCGCCGACGTCATCGAACTCGGCTTGCCCTTCTCCGAACCCATCGCCGACGGGCCGACGATACAGAACGCCATCCGGCGCGCGCTCGATGCGGGCACGACGCCCCGCAACTACCTCGAATTCGTGGCCGAACTGGACGTGGACGTGCCTATCGTCTGCATGACCTACTACAACCTCATCTACCAGTTCGGCGAGGAAGAGGGAGTCGAGCCTTTCGTCGAAGCGGGCGCCGAGGCGGGCCTCTCGGGGCTCATCGTCCCCGACCTGCCCGTCGAGGAGAGCGACCCCCTGCGCGAGGCCTGCGACGAGCACGGCCTCGACCTCGTCTTCATCGTCGCACCGACGACGACCGACGAGCGACTCGACCGCATCACCTCGCAGGCGTCGGGGTTCGTCTACGTCCAGGCACGCCTCGGCACGACCGGCGCCCAGGCCGACGTGAGCGAGGCGACCCACGAGAGCCTCGCGCGACTGGCGGACTCGACGGTTCCCAAGGCGGTCGGCTTCGGCGTCAGCGAGCGCGAACACGCACGTGAGATCGTCGGGGCTGGCGCGGACGGCGTGGTCGCCGGGAGCGTCTTCGTCGACATTATTGCCGAGGGCGAATCCGTCGCTGACCGACTCGAAGCCAAAGCCCGCGAACTCAAGGCGGGCGCGCTCGAAGGGACGGACCAGAAAGTACCGGAACCGGAACGCACATAA
- a CDS encoding class I SAM-dependent methyltransferase has protein sequence MDDSTDAGDSTDADDSERKRESMASFGAVADAYRESAVHREGSDLETLASWCADASRALDVACGAGHTAGALADAGVPDVVAADASPEMVRTAVESFGVSGSGAAGGSSELRSVGVGGTAADAERLPFEDDAFDAVTCRIAAHHFPDSQAFLAEVARVLAPGGTFAFEDIVAPEDDDLADFFDRFERLRDPTHAEAHSRSEWKRLFEAAGFDVAESLTMRKEMDYESWVERTGPDESARETLAELVRTPEAEAVYGVRVDGADGDVRGFGNRKVLIRARNGE, from the coding sequence ATGGACGATTCGACGGACGCGGGAGATTCGACGGACGCGGACGACTCGGAACGCAAGCGCGAGTCGATGGCGTCGTTCGGCGCGGTCGCCGACGCCTACCGGGAGAGCGCGGTCCACCGTGAGGGGTCGGACCTCGAAACGCTGGCGTCGTGGTGCGCCGACGCCTCGCGCGCGCTCGACGTCGCCTGCGGCGCGGGCCACACCGCGGGCGCGCTCGCCGACGCCGGCGTTCCCGACGTGGTCGCGGCCGACGCGAGTCCGGAGATGGTCCGGACCGCGGTGGAATCGTTCGGCGTCTCCGGGAGCGGAGCGGCCGGAGGCTCGTCGGAGCTTCGCTCCGTCGGCGTCGGCGGCACTGCCGCCGACGCCGAACGCCTTCCGTTCGAGGACGACGCCTTCGACGCGGTGACCTGCCGCATCGCCGCCCATCATTTCCCCGACTCGCAAGCGTTCCTCGCGGAGGTCGCTCGCGTCCTCGCGCCCGGCGGAACCTTCGCCTTCGAGGACATCGTCGCGCCCGAAGACGACGACCTCGCGGACTTCTTCGACCGGTTCGAGCGACTGCGCGACCCGACCCACGCCGAGGCCCACTCGCGGTCGGAGTGGAAGCGACTGTTCGAAGCGGCGGGGTTCGACGTCGCGGAGTCGCTGACGATGCGCAAGGAGATGGACTACGAGTCGTGGGTCGAACGGACGGGTCCGGACGAGTCGGCGCGGGAGACGCTCGCGGAACTGGTCCGGACGCCCGAGGCCGAGGCGGTGTACGGGGTGCGCGTCGACGGCGCGGACGGTGACGTTCGGGGGTTCGGCAATCGGAAAGTGTTGATTCGGGCGCGGAACGGGGAGTAA
- a CDS encoding HVO_2922 family protein yields the protein MFDREYTLVAHPRVRLRVAYRSDEGETTALSCSLDYRRDGTWTEEGAQVSLPEHPEEGGVEWQGLHFALYRDGERMLARESSSGVVGEVVDTVETLDRYAPAVTRKGRELAGKAVERRPRVGGGTEMTQTDGTAIRALEPPAQATFEVYRGSDEKWRWRLVHDNGNVIADSGQGYASKRGAKNGVRSVKRNALGAATDVEGEDENGSPATETESGAEGTAES from the coding sequence ATGTTCGACCGCGAGTACACGCTCGTCGCCCACCCCCGCGTCCGGTTGCGGGTCGCCTACCGGAGCGACGAGGGCGAAACCACGGCACTGAGTTGTTCGCTGGACTACCGCCGCGACGGCACGTGGACCGAGGAGGGCGCGCAGGTTTCCCTCCCCGAACACCCCGAGGAGGGCGGCGTCGAGTGGCAGGGCCTGCACTTCGCACTGTATCGGGACGGCGAGCGGATGCTCGCCCGCGAGTCCTCGTCGGGCGTCGTGGGCGAAGTCGTCGACACCGTCGAGACGCTCGACCGCTACGCGCCCGCCGTCACCCGGAAGGGCCGCGAGTTAGCCGGAAAGGCCGTCGAGCGACGACCCCGCGTCGGCGGCGGCACCGAGATGACCCAGACGGACGGCACCGCCATCAGGGCGCTCGAACCGCCCGCTCAGGCGACGTTCGAGGTGTACCGCGGCAGCGACGAGAAGTGGCGCTGGCGGCTCGTCCACGACAACGGCAACGTCATCGCCGACTCCGGCCAGGGCTACGCCTCCAAGCGGGGCGCGAAGAACGGGGTCCGGAGCGTCAAGCGCAACGCGCTCGGCGCGGCGACCGACGTCGAAGGAGAGGACGAGAACGGGAGCCCGGCGACCGAAACCGAGTCCGGGGCCGAGGGGACCGCCGAGTCGTAG
- a CDS encoding 2-amino-3,7-dideoxy-D-threo-hept-6-ulosonate synthase: MNTNTGIAARLERIGTDGKYVIVPMDHGITLGAVTGLKDIESTIDAVTRGGADSVLTQKGIAPRVHPHKNEKGYIVHLNASTSIGPNSNDKRLTGTVEEAVRAGADAVSFHINVGSDYEREQVEDLAEVTADAANLGMPVLAMSYARGPGVDEHDAESLGHAVRLAEEMGADVVKTAYSGDAESFRHVVESTGLPVVIAGGAPEGDRATLENVRGAMDAGAAGVSMGRSVFQHDDPEAIARAVSAVVHEGYSADEALREAGLAVEA; this comes from the coding sequence ATGAACACGAACACGGGAATCGCGGCACGGCTCGAACGTATCGGGACGGACGGGAAGTACGTAATCGTCCCGATGGACCACGGAATCACGCTGGGGGCGGTGACGGGGCTCAAGGACATCGAATCGACCATCGACGCGGTGACGCGGGGCGGAGCCGACTCGGTTCTCACACAGAAGGGAATCGCGCCGCGCGTCCACCCGCACAAGAACGAGAAGGGGTACATCGTCCACCTCAACGCCTCCACGTCCATCGGCCCGAACTCTAACGACAAGCGACTCACCGGCACCGTCGAGGAGGCGGTCCGGGCGGGCGCCGACGCTGTCTCCTTCCACATCAACGTCGGCAGCGACTACGAGCGCGAACAGGTCGAGGACCTCGCAGAAGTCACGGCCGACGCCGCCAACCTCGGCATGCCCGTCCTGGCGATGTCGTACGCTCGCGGGCCGGGCGTCGACGAACACGACGCCGAGAGCCTGGGTCACGCGGTCCGCCTCGCCGAGGAGATGGGCGCCGACGTCGTGAAGACCGCCTACAGCGGCGACGCCGAGAGCTTCCGGCACGTCGTCGAGTCGACCGGCCTCCCGGTCGTCATCGCGGGCGGCGCGCCCGAGGGCGACCGCGCGACCCTCGAGAACGTCCGGGGTGCGATGGACGCGGGCGCGGCCGGCGTCTCGATGGGCCGGTCCGTCTTCCAGCACGACGACCCCGAGGCCATCGCGCGAGCGGTGTCGGCGGTGGTCCACGAGGGGTACTCCGCGGACGAGGCGCTTCGGGAAGCGGGGCTGGCGGTCGAAGCCTGA
- a CDS encoding DUF3267 domain-containing protein, translating to MTDTVSDRSTAESPPEPPASSSSKKSPPGPPDPPEGYDDPTQFSYPGLWLSVGLLVLFVLSVAGFGELMAAIRGGAPEYTVGLTGIGVAAALSVATVVVHELVHGLAYHLLGYRVKYGIALNMGAAYAAAFGQFQTRQDNLVVGLAPLLAFTLALTPLLAAPLPVALAAFLALVVNTSGATGDLYLTWRLLRMPEGTLLYDVDIRHSYAYYPEE from the coding sequence ATGACGGACACGGTTTCCGACAGGTCGACCGCGGAGTCGCCGCCCGAACCGCCTGCATCCAGTTCGTCGAAGAAGTCCCCGCCCGGCCCGCCGGACCCTCCCGAGGGCTACGACGACCCGACCCAGTTCTCGTATCCCGGACTCTGGCTGTCGGTGGGGTTGCTGGTGCTGTTCGTCCTCTCCGTCGCCGGCTTCGGCGAACTCATGGCCGCGATTCGCGGCGGGGCCCCCGAGTACACGGTGGGGCTCACCGGTATCGGCGTCGCCGCCGCCCTCTCGGTCGCCACCGTCGTCGTCCACGAACTGGTCCACGGGCTGGCGTACCACCTACTGGGCTACCGGGTCAAGTACGGCATCGCGCTCAACATGGGCGCGGCCTACGCCGCCGCGTTCGGCCAGTTCCAGACGCGGCAGGACAATCTGGTGGTCGGACTCGCGCCCCTCCTCGCGTTCACGCTCGCCCTGACGCCGCTGCTCGCCGCGCCGCTCCCGGTCGCGCTCGCGGCGTTCCTCGCCCTCGTGGTCAACACCTCGGGGGCCACCGGGGACCTCTACCTCACGTGGCGACTCCTCCGGATGCCCGAGGGGACGCTACTGTACGACGTCGACATCCGACACTCGTACGCCTACTACCCCGAGGAGTGA
- a CDS encoding YqaA family protein, whose product MSLVAESVLLADNVVAFSFSFGWLEHAVETATGWVGVLLIAVYSFLIAFALPGVSEVVLAAPLDLGLSRPMQLAVIIFVSGVGKAAGSVLAFHIGQEAKSSGPIIRALRDSRFDVVEWSEKKTVRLAKQWGYLGMAAALSVPFFPDTLSIYAFAVLEEDYVKFALATFVGSVGRLLVTLLVIGSTVAVL is encoded by the coding sequence CTGTCACTCGTCGCCGAATCGGTCCTCCTCGCCGATAACGTGGTCGCGTTCTCGTTCTCGTTCGGCTGGCTGGAACACGCCGTCGAGACCGCGACCGGCTGGGTCGGCGTCCTCCTCATCGCGGTCTACTCGTTTCTCATCGCCTTCGCGCTGCCCGGCGTGAGCGAAGTCGTGCTGGCCGCGCCGCTCGACCTCGGCCTCTCCCGGCCGATGCAGCTCGCGGTCATCATCTTCGTCAGCGGCGTCGGCAAGGCCGCCGGCAGCGTGCTGGCGTTCCACATCGGCCAGGAGGCCAAGAGCTCCGGCCCCATCATCCGCGCCCTCCGGGACTCGCGCTTCGACGTGGTGGAGTGGTCCGAGAAGAAGACGGTTAGGCTCGCGAAGCAGTGGGGCTACCTCGGGATGGCGGCCGCGCTCTCGGTGCCGTTCTTCCCCGATACCCTCTCCATCTACGCGTTCGCGGTCCTCGAAGAGGACTACGTGAAGTTCGCGCTGGCGACGTTCGTCGGCAGCGTCGGCCGCCTCCTCGTCACGCTACTGGTCATCGGGTCGACGGTCGCGGTGCTGTGA
- a CDS encoding GYD domain-containing protein: MPKYASLVNVREDVQNPQEFTSVWGDIRRDLEDHEAELTDTYAILGEYDFLVIMESPGRDAAFQAGLALERYGFDSQTMEIIPTEQLAQVVDDI, from the coding sequence ATGCCGAAGTACGCCTCGCTCGTCAACGTTCGGGAGGACGTGCAGAACCCCCAGGAGTTCACCTCGGTGTGGGGGGACATCCGGAGGGACCTGGAGGACCACGAGGCCGAGCTCACCGACACCTACGCCATCCTCGGCGAGTACGACTTCCTCGTCATCATGGAGTCCCCCGGACGGGACGCGGCGTTTCAGGCGGGGCTCGCGCTCGAACGGTACGGCTTCGACTCCCAGACGATGGAGATAATCCCGACCGAGCAGTTGGCCCAGGTCGTCGACGATATCTGA
- the metG gene encoding methionine--tRNA ligase: protein MSHDDFPTENPAVVTCGLPYANGDLHIGHLRTYISGDAYARALEKLGQETAFVSGSDMHGTPVAVNAEKEGVSPEEFALRHHEKYEETFPRFGVEFDNYGHTHDETNTELTQEFVRSWISNNHVFEKEIQVAWDPEAEQPLPDRYVEGTCPYCGAKARGDECDEGCQRHLEPGEIEDPRSTLTGNPAEYRAREHKFLRLSDFQDYLKGFIERLEGTSNARNQPREWIEGELQDLCITRDMDWGIDYPDQEDGEEDLVLYVWVDAPVEYVASTKQYSERVGADAFDWEEAWKAGAPDAGDANPAWNPTDTGEIIHIIGRDIIQHHTVFWPAMLRGAGYNEPRAVMASGFVNLDGAAFSTSRNRAVWADDYLEEGFHPDLIRYYLTTTGGFQQDVDFSWEKFQERVNGELVGTLGNFAYRSLLFAARNYGGAPDVDASQEVAERIREATEDFEAAVGDYSLKKAGDAAVALAGFGNEYIQRNEPWNLTDEDPDAAEQVIYDCVQIAKAVAVLSAPILPEKSQTLWEQLGEDGSVHDAALADALESPPGEFGEPDELFEKIEDERVEELNEKLEARIEAATAEAENDEDETDDESEEDTVSDDIEPIDDDRISFEQFQDLDLRVGEIEVAEPIEGADDLARLEVDIGVETRQIVAGIKQLHDLDELPGEKVVIVANLEQAELFGVESNGMVLAAGDEADLLTTHGDSEPGTKVR from the coding sequence ATGAGCCACGACGACTTCCCGACGGAGAACCCGGCGGTGGTCACGTGCGGCCTGCCGTACGCCAACGGCGACCTGCACATCGGCCACCTCCGGACGTACATCAGCGGCGACGCCTACGCCCGCGCGCTGGAGAAACTGGGTCAGGAGACCGCCTTCGTCTCGGGGTCGGACATGCACGGCACCCCGGTGGCGGTCAACGCCGAGAAGGAGGGCGTCTCCCCCGAGGAGTTCGCGCTCCGCCACCACGAGAAGTACGAGGAGACGTTTCCCCGCTTCGGCGTCGAGTTCGACAACTACGGCCACACCCACGACGAGACGAACACCGAACTCACCCAGGAGTTCGTCCGGTCGTGGATTTCGAACAATCACGTCTTCGAGAAGGAGATTCAGGTCGCCTGGGACCCCGAGGCCGAACAGCCGCTGCCCGACCGCTACGTCGAGGGCACCTGCCCGTACTGCGGCGCGAAGGCCCGCGGCGACGAGTGCGACGAGGGGTGTCAGCGCCACCTCGAACCCGGCGAAATCGAGGACCCGCGCTCGACGCTCACCGGCAACCCCGCCGAGTACCGCGCTCGGGAACACAAGTTCCTGCGGCTATCGGACTTCCAGGACTACCTCAAGGGCTTCATCGAGCGCCTCGAAGGCACCAGCAACGCCCGCAACCAGCCCAGAGAGTGGATCGAGGGCGAACTCCAGGACCTCTGCATCACCCGCGACATGGACTGGGGCATCGACTACCCGGACCAGGAGGACGGCGAGGAGGACCTGGTGCTGTACGTCTGGGTCGACGCTCCCGTCGAGTACGTCGCCTCCACGAAGCAGTACTCCGAGCGGGTCGGCGCCGACGCCTTCGACTGGGAGGAGGCCTGGAAGGCGGGCGCGCCCGACGCCGGCGATGCCAACCCCGCCTGGAATCCGACCGACACCGGCGAGATAATCCACATCATCGGCCGCGACATCATCCAGCACCACACCGTCTTCTGGCCGGCGATGCTGCGGGGCGCGGGCTACAACGAACCGCGGGCGGTCATGGCCAGCGGGTTCGTCAACCTCGACGGGGCGGCGTTCTCGACCAGTCGGAACAGAGCGGTCTGGGCCGACGACTACCTCGAGGAGGGATTCCACCCCGACCTGATCCGGTACTACCTCACCACGACCGGCGGCTTCCAGCAGGACGTCGACTTCTCGTGGGAGAAGTTCCAGGAGCGGGTCAACGGCGAACTCGTGGGGACCCTCGGCAACTTCGCTTACCGGAGCCTGCTGTTCGCGGCGCGCAACTACGGTGGCGCGCCCGACGTCGACGCCTCGCAGGAGGTCGCCGAGCGCATCCGCGAGGCGACCGAGGACTTCGAGGCCGCGGTCGGCGACTACTCGCTCAAGAAGGCCGGCGACGCCGCGGTGGCGCTGGCGGGCTTCGGCAACGAGTACATCCAGCGCAACGAGCCGTGGAACCTCACCGACGAGGACCCCGACGCCGCCGAGCAGGTCATCTACGACTGCGTCCAGATCGCCAAGGCGGTCGCGGTGCTGTCGGCGCCCATCCTGCCCGAGAAGTCCCAGACGCTCTGGGAGCAGTTGGGCGAGGACGGCTCGGTCCACGACGCCGCGCTCGCGGACGCCCTGGAGTCGCCGCCCGGCGAGTTCGGCGAACCCGACGAGCTATTCGAGAAGATAGAGGACGAGCGCGTCGAGGAACTCAACGAGAAGCTCGAAGCCCGTATCGAGGCGGCGACGGCCGAGGCGGAGAACGACGAGGACGAAACCGACGACGAATCCGAGGAGGACACCGTGAGCGACGATATCGAACCCATCGACGACGACCGCATCAGCTTCGAACAGTTCCAGGACCTCGACCTGCGTGTCGGCGAGATCGAGGTCGCCGAACCCATCGAGGGCGCCGACGACCTCGCGCGCCTGGAAGTCGACATCGGCGTCGAAACTCGCCAAATCGTCGCGGGCATCAAACAGCTCCACGACCTCGACGAACTGCCGGGCGAGAAGGTGGTCATCGTCGCCAACCTCGAACAGGCGGAACTGTTCGGCGTCGAGAGCAACGGGATGGTGCTGGCGGCCGGCGACGAAGCCGACCTGCTGACGACCCACGGCGACAGCGAACCGGGCACGAAGGTCCGATAG